The Aedes albopictus strain Foshan chromosome 2, AalbF5, whole genome shotgun sequence region GGGACCATGCAGTGCCGAGCAAGGATACAGCTACAACAAATCTGCTCCGTGTATATTCATCAAACTGAATCGCGTGAGAATTATcaaaattctgaacgaatcccatTACCATTCCTAACCTCTAATTTTTTTCCGACAGATCTACGGTTGGATGCCGGAGTTCTATGACGATGTTAACGACCTGCCCGAAGACATGCCCACCGATTTGTCCGATCACATCAAGTCGCTGCCAGTGGAGGCCCGCAAGCAGGTGTGGGTATCGTGCAACGGGTTGGCCCCGGCTGACGTCGAGACGATCGGTCCCATCGAATACTTCCCGAACCGTGGCCTGCCAACGTTCTACTATCCCTATACCAACCGGCCCGGATACCTTAGCCCATTAGTTGCGGTGCATTTTGCACGTCCAGCAGGTTGGTGATTGCGCAATGCATCCGTACCTCACTGGCGACGATGGGGGTGGATTTAATTAAAGATTTATTTTTATTCGCAGTTAAACGCAGCATTAACGTCGAATGTCGCGTGTGGGCCAAGAATGTCATCTACCGTGGAGGCATGCGCGACCGGCAGGGATCGGTCAATTTCATTCTGCTGATCGACTAAGATTCGCCTAATCCGCTAGAGTTGGGTAGCTTTTGTAAACTGATCGATGTAAGGACGACGGACGCGATTCGGACACCTAATGTAATGCGGACCAAACTTTACAATAGCGCAATGCTATTCGACTCGTAGGTTGTATATTATTTCTTCATATTAGTTGTTGTTGATTGGTTTACCCCAACCGAGGACGCTGGCCACGTTCGTGATGGCCAGTCTCTGAACTATGTTGTAATTTATTGTGAACCCATACGTGGAATATCTCCGAACCAATTGGAGTAACGATAGACAAAGCTGGAAAAGTTGGCAAATAATAGGTAACTCCTGGTCGAGGACTCAAGAAAACCTATTTACTTAATTGAGATGTGATTAGAGATATACTAAATAGAACAATGAGAATGAGAATAAATTATACGTATTAGGTTGAATAAAGTGTGTTTCTTATCCGAAAAGTTGTCCCAGGCACCTCCAGAATCCGCCTTGAAAAAACAgttttatgcaatttagtatcataatttaaattttatataacttgttttggtatcataatggtcaaattttccgaactggttcattatgcaactgaaatgagttgcataatgaaaaagagTTGTATAGTGTTCTTAATGCcattcatttgagttgcattatgaatattatgcaactcaaatgggttgcattatgaaaaaatcattgcatcacATTTTGTATGGATCTCAtagcaaaacttgattttttcagcactcttcgtatttatccaactcggcaggcctcgttggataaatgcacgactcgtgctaaaaaaatcaactttttgcaactcgttacataaataactattttatacTCCTATATtgcatatagggtatgtgtgccataagtaatctcacgctcccatattcatcctattcgaaaacaagcgattacggcaccaatcGATTCCGTAGGATGTTTtggttttcgtaggatgaaaatgagagccacatgcttaataagggaaccaataccctacatgggATAGTCAAAATAATTGGGACAGGTAAAACTTTCACTTGAAAAAAAAGGTTCAACtacctagctgtaacttttcgaaaaaggcatcaaatattctcaaatttttactgagtgttcagtggtccaaatttggaaaagattgggctattctacacgaagtaagaAAGAGGTATAATTATCCAATTGTCAATTTTGAGCTGCGAATTCAACagaccaaatgcaatgaaattttgatcatttatgactaatacagtggtacaaattcgtttaaacgcacttgatttttgaacggtaaaCTTTACTTTCTGGTCATCTGTGTTTTATTGGTATATATTTTGAAAGACACTCACGCAAtgtactacaggggatagacaaaatgatcgggacaggcaaaattttcacatttaaaaaaatgtttaattatctgtaacttttcgaaaagtgcatcaaatattctcaaatttttactgtaagttcttcaactagttatgtatcagtggacaaaatttggaaaagatcggacaattcttcacgaagttataaagatttttgaaaaaggtaaaattatccgacagtcaactttgagctgttatatctccggattcaatgaaccgaatgcaatgaaattttgaccatttatgacttatataatgagctatgaaaaaccattaccttaacttaatattcttaacacggaagaaaattataacgataagattatttttctaataaaacaccaaattacccaaaacatcaacatcgtttcaaaattcaacatgcaaattaaagttcatttagtttccctctaattgacttatatataaatgcgttttgaaggaaagtaacaacatagccgccaataagttgaaaaagtaatgggatgcatattaaaaatagaccaatttactaaaaaatcgtgaacaaaataaaatcgctataactttttcacttgttaataatttcaagttaagtcaaatgttttccagagttcattatataagtcttgaattgtcaaaattttattacaatcggttcattgaatccggagatataacagctcaaagttggctatcggataattttatctttttcaaaaacctttataacttcgtgaagaattgtccgatcttttccaaattttgtccactgatacacaactagttgaggaacttacagtaaaaaatttagaatatttgatgcttttttcgaaaagttacagctagttgaacatgttttggaaagtgaaaattttgcctgtcccgatcattttgtctatcccctgtatctgcaCTAGTGACGAAGAAAtctttttgcaattacgttgcttattaccctacttttcactcgcggttgcaacgataaaacggtctacttttctccactaaaacaaaggtgccgaaaagtactacttttcggcactcttaagagtgctgaaaagtagcacttttcggcacttttgtcagCACATACATTTGGCTCACTACCGCGATTTCCGTAGATAAACCTGTTGCTCCTACATCCAATCAGCAGCTCGAATCCAAATCAGGACTATTAACGATTCGAATCGGACCGCCGATCAGGtgcagaagcagcagctgaagcaACTTTTGCTCCTTCTTGTTgctgattgacgacgacgacgacggagcttGAAAATGTGTGACACCATcaacaccatagcctacctgatcgtacaaaaaactgcgccggtgcgcatggatgctCCCACGTGGTACCTCTTGATTTCATGTATGTGCAGCTATATAGATTATCCGGAGCGAGAATTtttcgtaattgcaaaaaaaattgtatgcaacgcgttgcaaaactcgattttttcagcactcgtcgtatttatccaactcggcaagcctcgttggataaatgtacgactcgtgctgaaaaaatcatcattttgcaacttgttgcataaataactatttcaattcGTTTTACTtttatctagtctagtctagtctagtctacacatacacagccattcattgaaagaatactggaaaatgatagaatcgactatttctatcatttttcttgtcattattaatgtttgcagcaCATCGGTaatgtattacaagcattaaagcggccaggcctactgtgcagcgttttgaaTTTTGTAATGAAActattgagtggggacatctcgtaccaaccgctcagttttatatagcataaagtgaaaaatcggtgggggcgacgtagctaagaaggttaatgtcgccccttggtccttggattcctgggatggaacacaggtatttggtctgtgtcctggcccttgtgcctaggcttaagcgcctttactcgctctctgaaatgaaacaaaacaaaatatggtTCTCTGGGAGTATGAGTGGTTGTTGTAAATAGGAATGGTTCATAAACGTTGTCGCTTTAAATAAGAAAGAGAAGAAAACGTAGCTtgaaacgatctcaccaattTGTCAGGAAACCGCAATCCCAATATTCACGGAAAATCATCCTTATCGCAGCACCATCTTATTGcaccttgttgttttttttttgttttgtggtggGCTTTTAATTTCGTTTCATTTAAAATGCTTAATTTTTAACACTTCCCACACGCACATTCCACTTTACAAGTTGCCTGTTGCCATTTTCTTCTCCGCATCACAGTAGGCActtatttgatttcaaattttgacatttacaGGCAAGCAGTGCTTGCGAAGCACACTTGGCAATAATTTAGGATGATAGTGCTACTAACTACACCAAATTTCATGATCGGAACCGGCCATTCCACGGACACGAGTTCCAACATATTATGTACCAAAAAATTGCCGCATTGCCACAAACTGCCCTGAAGAGCGCCGGAACTCAAGAACACAAACACAGACTACGAAAACACTTTCCACGTTATTGCCACTCCTCATCGGGAAAATCAAAAACTGCAGAATAGCCTTTGTGACATGTGGACTTTCTGGCTGTTGTACCTAACACCCAAAAGCATTCACTGTTCATTTAATTTTCACTACCCAGCTAGGACGTTTCGACAACGCAGCGTGTTTATTGGGCAATTTTATTCTTCACTTTTTAACGCGACACCATTATACAGGAAGGTCGAGCGGTTTCGCACACACAGGAAGGGTACACGGTACCGAACGTTGCAACAATTGGTTTCGGAACAAACACCCGACGGAATTTTGTTTCTATTTTGTGAACAACCCGGGTGGCGAAGCACCCTCCAAATCATTATCCACTACGCGAAACCAAAGTACAGGAGCTCGAAAAAAACTTGAccccttcgaagtgtccagtgcgtatgtgcttgaaaagtcccaaaaaaagaccacgtggtttatggacagccccatattcgACGTCATTTTGGAATCTAAGATAACGGAccctaatccaagatggcggacaaaaatccaagatggcggccatgaaatggtggtttgtGCTATGATACCGTGTAATAttaggaatccaagatggcggaccctaatccaagatggcggaccataatccaagatggcggccatggaatggtggtttgagctatgataccatgcaatatgggtatctatcgatcgggattGATGAGttaagtcaaaaatcaatatctgacgccattttggaacccaagatggcggaccataacccaaaatggcggccattaaatggtagattgagctatgataccatgcaatatgggtatccatcgatcgggcttgatgagtagaagtcaaaaatcaatatccgacgccattttggaattaaagatgacggaccataatccaagatggcggccatggaatggtagattgagctgtgatagcattcaatatgggtatccatcgatcgggcttgatgagtagaagtcaaaaatcaatatccgacgcaatTTTAGAATCCCAGATGGCGACcacaatccaaaatggcggccattaaatggtagattgagctatgataccatgcaatatgggtatctatcgatcgggattGATGAGttaagtcaaaaatcaatatctgacgccattttggaacccaagatggcggaccataacccaaaatggcggccattaaatggtagattgagctatgataccatgcaatatgggtatccatcgatcgggcttgatgagtagaagtcaaaaatcaatatccgacgccattttggaattaaagatgacggaccataatccaagatggcggccatggaatggtagattgagctatgatacaatgcaatatgggtatctatcgatcgggcttgatgagtaaaagtcaaaaatcaatatccgatgccattttagaatccaagatggcgatcaacCAACCCAAAATGCCTgccatggaatggtagattgagctatgatagcatgcaatatgggtatctatgaatcgggcttgatgagtagaagtcaaaaatcaatatccgacgccattttggaatccaagatggcggaccataatccatgatggcagccatggaatggtagattgagctatgataccatgcaatatgggtatctatcgatcgggcttgatgagtagaagtcaaaaaccaatatccgacgccatttaagaatccaagatggcgaccacattccaaaatggcggccatcaAATGgaagattgagctatgataccatgcaatataggtatctatcgatcgggcttgatgagtagaagtcaaaaatcaatatccgacgttaTTTTGAAATcctagatggcggaccataatctaaaatggcggccatggaatggtagactgggctatgataccatgcaatataagtacctatcgatcgggcttgatgagtagaagtcaaaaatcaatagctAACGCCATTTAGAAATCCAAGATGCCGTACAATTATCTAAGATGGCCGccctggaatggtagtttgagtcatgacaccatgcaatatgtgtttgtatcgatcgggcttgatgaatagaagtcaaaattcaatacccgacgccattttggaatccaagatggcggactataatccaagatggcggactatattcCAAAATGTCggatcataatccaagatggtggtttgagctatgacaccatgtaacatgggtatctatcgatcgggcttgatgagtcaaaaattgatatttgacgccatttttggattccaagATGCCGCACTATAAGTCTCAGATGGTGGATcgtaatccaagatagcggccatggaatggtggcttGGGCCATGataccttgcaatatgggtatcaatcgatcgggcttgatggatAGAAATTTCAAATCGATATCGAACGCTATTTTGGAAATAAAGATAGCGCGACCGAAAAACATTCGTTTACCATACAATATTTAACAGCCTCTGGTGACGTTTTGCGTTGCAACTATATGGAGGACTGAGGAACATcggcggcagaaagccgccgatgtTCCGAAAGTCCGATGCGTCATGTTTGCGTCAATTCACTTCTAGGCGATCAGCATATCTaagcatttgcccggtagaatgcgaacatagGTGTTTTCCCTGTTTTAGTCCGACGAGCGTAAGCGAGTCGGACAGCAAGCGTTTACACGTTGTAACGCAATCATATGTCTACTGATTGAGATTTGAAACGGCTCCGCAATTTGATAGGACACAGAGCATGCAACGAAAACTtatctgaaacgcccatgaagaatcataatttatattgaaaGCTATGAAACTACTAATTCTAGCAAATGCCATGTGCACTGTTGGcagaaacgaaaataaaattcaagTTATGGTATTGAACTTGGCCTTTCTCTTTTCAGCTTAGTTTTTATCTTTTGTACACAGCTACTGTTTTTAACTGAATGTCTTCTTTGATTTTAAttccataaatttgtatattgtgcggcCAACACAATTGCATACTGTGCCGTGGATTCGTATCAGTAGATTTTAAGTTTAGTATAGTAAGTATGCTTCGAAATTCTAGGTCTTTGACAGTTTTTCATATGGCATAAGGTGACATTAAACACCTGGAATCTATTCATCTTTAGCATGGTCTTGCGGAAAACCGGCACCTATTCGGCTAAATGGGACTTAGCATTTGCTTCAATTCTcctcaataaataaacccgagcaaagccgggTCATTCAGCtagttttatgcataaatatcaatatttatagaacttttgatgacgaaatcggatttagcgaacatttggcagctataaacattcattcgaatatttattccagcTACGATAACAAAAGATTGAAAGTGTCGATGAAATTTGCTAAACAcgtagtttcggaaaatattaaatttaatacagaaatatgtcaCTAATTAACTGtaaaacaattttcaatttcaattcgtTTTACTTTTATCAGCGAATAACTgtctaatttttggaggaaaattcgtttaaacgcacttttttCGGTTTTTCCATATTCGTTATTGGCAAACTATTTCACAATTTTTGATATCAATATACATTTCAACAAGTACTATTATTAGTGACAGTTAGAGCGTTATTATCATAAATTTTATTATGCAGTAACACAAAGATAATGCTTTGAGAAgtatgtgcgtttaaacgaatttgtaccactgtataatgagctattaaaaacttttggctAAACtcaaaattcttaacacgaaagaaaattataacgattagattatttttctaatataacaccaatttattcaatattccatagtttctaaattcaagatggtaatttcagtgctgggaaaaatcacgaagttcaATCGGTGGAGTTAAACCAAttcaaatcacagctacccatggttGCGAATGCAAAACTGACATCTTTGCCGCTACGGTAGTTTAGTTtgttgaatttcattagaaaccctaTGTTGCTACGGTAGTTCATTACAGTAGATCACTATCCTGCAAACGGGATTTTCTAAACAGATTGGGGTATTTATTCGAGGACAGTTTTTGGTACAACTACTTCGGGGTGCGGTGATTTGGTTAAACCTTCGCTGGATGAATAGGTCGGGCTCTTGGGGAGATACGATTTAGGAACGTTACCCGTGACGAATGAATGGCTAGGTTTTTCACTTGCAAAATGGGACGAGCAGTCGGAGCGGACCTCTTTAAAAACGGCACTGAACATGTTTGTCGAACTTTGGGGTTGAACCCGAGTGCATCTTGCGTGCATCGGCTTGTCTTCTCAAGCAATTACATACAAAGCAAATTATTTCCTAATGATTGAATTAGAACAATAGGAcatcaaattcaagcaaactactgttaccattcccagcactaATTATAgttcactagctgtcccggcaaacgtcgtactgcctgcctactatgttttttggcttgcagctctgtagaaaagtgccccattaaggcgaaactggaagcatttccccatttttttttttggtttttgattttttattaaataacgaagcaatatttttaaaatcggttttcgtgcacatgtagagtatggatcagggtatcttctgatttttttttacgctGCAGAAAATgtgtttcgtttttgcagaaaccattttttagtgaaattttgttcaaaaatgttttttacaaaaacgaaaaacattttctctcgcgtaaaaaaatcagaagataccctgattcatactctacatgtgcacgaaaaccgattttgaaaatatcgcttcgttatttaattaaaaatcaaaaaccaaaaagtgaggaaatggatccagtttcgccttaaatggaatttcaaactttcttatTTTCGGTGCGTTCCCAGTCGATTTTGCCAATTATTTTtttgtacgaacacgtcggagccttgcacaaaagaaaccctgaaagaatggtgtagatccgttggcccgttttcGAGCCTATTCGTTACATACAAacgccattccatttttatttatacagatttaaattccctctaattgacttgattaAATTTATGTTTtcaggaaagcaaccaaatggccggTGTGAAAaacagataaatttactaaaaaaatccatagaataAACGAAATacccataactttttttcttatttatgattttaaattaagtcaaacgtattttatagtttattatattagccataaattatcaaaatttcatttcattcggttcattgaatccggagatatagcagctcaaaattgactatcgaataattataccattTTGTAGAAGCCTTCtaatttcatgtagaatagcccgatcttttccaaatttggaccactaatacacaattaGTTGCTGAActcacagtcaaaatttgagaatatttgattcctttttcgaaaagttacagctagttgcacatatcttgaaaagtgaaaattttacctgtcccaattATTTTGACTATCCCCTGTACTTATCTCAGACCATAAACTTAAGTGGCAATTGCCGTAATCGCGGAAACTATCACTGCAGGAAACCCTCGAGGTGTTCTGAAGAATTGTTTTCAGAGTATTTTCACAGAACTCTCAAATGGTGGAAAtatattcaaataaaaaatcttcTGCAAGAATTTAAATAgccattcctagaggaaatcgtggtgcattttatggaaaaatttcctcaggaaaccccgggagaattccgaaagagtcttttcTGGgtgaattcatgaaaaatttcctGTAGAACTGTCTGAAAtgtatgtttaaagtaagtcacagcgaCTGTAATAGAATAAGagaatatattcctgaaagaattgcaggacaaatttgtgaagaaactccTTTGTAGGAGCTGCAAGAgatatacttgaaggaattcatggacggattccttaatgaatctgtgaaagaacttttttaagatttcttggATATAATTATGAAAGAATTCTCCGATGACGTCTGGGAGAGTTTCCTTACTCCTGTATCCCTCTGAAATTATGTTAAGGTATTCCAATAGAaatcgctggtggaattcctatagaaatccttcaagtaatggggtgaatccatggaagaaataTTGAACGGCTTTCTGCAATTCCTGAGcccctgaataaaattttgaaaagattcagagagaaatttctggagaggatttcctggaggcacttctgaagaaatttctgaacgaatgcttggagtttttcctggattaatttctagagaaacagctagatgaatccgtggaaaaagtcctgcagaaatacctggaaaaaaccctggagaagttccaggaaaaaatcctggaggacttactgcagaaattcttggagcaaaccctgggagaaggaatccctggaggattcgctagaggaattctaggaggaatccctagagattatttctgaagaaacctcttgaggaattccgagaggaatccttatagaaatttcttgaagaatccctggagaattcttggaaaaatccctggaggcatttctggaggaatccctggaggaaccttaggaggaatgcctggaagaacttctgggcatatttctggtggagtcctggaggaatttcagaaagtatacttggaggaattcctgaacaaaccgctag contains the following coding sequences:
- the LOC115256862 gene encoding sodium/potassium-transporting ATPase subunit beta-2-like isoform X2, which produces MLWGLINCSRQLVLFYLAFYAVLAALFAICMQALLATMNHKYPKWQLEESLIGTNPGLGYRPMPADVEEGAMIHYAAANKTQVNEWVGRINEFLDPYRDQTMLPGGGKNQMICDFQKPPSPDNVCAFDVSKLGPCSAEQGYSYNKSAPCIFIKLNRIYGWMPEFYDDVNDLPEDMPTDLSDHIKSLPVEARKQVWVSCNGLAPADVETIGPIEYFPNRGLPTFYYPYTNRPGYLSPLVAVHFARPAVKRSINVECRVWAKNVIYRGGMRDRQGSVNFILLID